One window of the Lactobacillus sp. PV034 genome contains the following:
- a CDS encoding SGNH/GDSL hydrolase family protein, with the protein MSKNKQELSNSQRREGLKQIMSMLNSPRYEEGNAECFSPDYVSFDATSPLAGKKIAFLGSSITAGFAAKDVSFVDYLAAKDGVAITKSAISGTTLAGLTEDGYLERLYHDFDQKQNYDLFVCQLSTNDYKNDKELGKITPASQKENFDCETTLGAIEEVARYITTELDCPLVFYTCPQIEPVEQYQELVDLLKKIQEKWHFKVIDLFNNQALMAATSAHPNAMFDNIHPTREGYLKLWLPVFEQELTQILNK; encoded by the coding sequence ATGAGTAAAAATAAGCAAGAATTAAGTAATAGTCAAAGACGGGAAGGTTTAAAGCAAATCATGTCCATGCTTAATTCGCCTCGCTATGAAGAAGGAAACGCTGAATGCTTTAGTCCGGATTATGTTAGTTTTGATGCAACTTCACCTTTAGCTGGTAAAAAGATTGCCTTTTTGGGTTCTTCGATTACTGCTGGCTTTGCGGCTAAAGATGTGTCATTTGTTGATTACTTGGCTGCTAAAGATGGGGTTGCCATAACTAAGTCAGCTATTTCGGGGACAACCTTAGCAGGTTTAACTGAAGATGGTTATCTTGAACGCCTTTATCATGATTTTGACCAAAAGCAGAATTATGATCTTTTTGTTTGTCAGCTATCGACTAATGATTATAAAAATGACAAAGAACTCGGTAAGATTACACCAGCTAGCCAAAAGGAAAATTTTGACTGCGAGACAACGCTTGGTGCCATTGAAGAAGTAGCACGTTATATAACTACTGAACTAGATTGTCCCTTGGTGTTTTATACTTGTCCGCAAATAGAGCCTGTTGAACAATATCAAGAGTTAGTGGACTTATTGAAAAAGATCCAAGAAAAGTGGCATTTTAAAGTTATTGATCTTTTCAATAATCAAGCTTTAATGGCGGCAACGTCTGCCCATCCAAATGCGATGTTTGATAATATTCATCCAACACGAGAAGGGTACTTGAAGCTTTGGTTACCAGTTTTTGAACAAGAATTAACGCAAATATTGAATAAGTAA
- a CDS encoding DNA-3-methyladenine glycosylase I gives MVKQELTRCTWGNNSDELYRNYHDHEWGKLNLDEKYLYEMLVLESFQSGLTWATILHKRENFRQAFAGFDVEKVAQFTQADFEQLMQNSGIIRNRLKIRAAINNAQVLVKWHQADKTFRDFLLKYIPQPLDNHYQKMSDVPASTPLSTKVSKAMKQEGFKFVGPVTVYSFLQAVGLVNDHLANCQFRN, from the coding sequence ATAGTGAAGCAAGAATTAACTCGTTGCACTTGGGGTAACAACAGTGATGAGCTTTATCGGAATTACCATGATCATGAATGGGGTAAGTTGAATCTTGATGAAAAGTACCTTTATGAGATGCTTGTTTTAGAAAGTTTTCAATCAGGTTTAACCTGGGCAACAATTCTCCATAAACGGGAGAACTTCCGTCAAGCTTTTGCAGGTTTTGATGTCGAAAAAGTCGCTCAATTTACGCAAGCAGATTTTGAGCAATTAATGCAGAATAGTGGTATTATTCGAAATCGTTTAAAAATTAGGGCGGCTATTAATAATGCTCAGGTATTAGTTAAGTGGCATCAAGCAGATAAAACTTTTCGTGACTTTTTATTAAAATATATTCCGCAGCCTCTTGATAATCACTATCAAAAAATGTCAGATGTTCCAGCAAGTACACCTCTGTCTACCAAGGTTTCAAAGGCAATGAAGCAAGAGGGTTTCAAGTTTGTTGGTCCTGTGACAGTGTATTCTTTTTTACAAGCAGTGGGTTTAGTCAATGATCATTTAGCAAACTGTCAATTTAGGAATTAA